In Dermacentor silvarum isolate Dsil-2018 chromosome 2, BIME_Dsil_1.4, whole genome shotgun sequence, the following proteins share a genomic window:
- the LOC125943404 gene encoding uncharacterized protein LOC125943404 — MVGSERAATAVVNGRGSPSFSVPKDYRIILPNVSSGEAMKRAVMLHCDISGRPYRIEDFRKPLQDAGVIKDVAVIGAYQMSHVWLVNLRTDEAKKKLIDAGRLVVKDRLCIVIDPNRQEVRLKLHWVALDVTSDNIRRAFSEYGEVKEVTNDRWKAEGFESADSLTKFVRLLLKEGIALDNIPHQMRLGSGTVLIVAPGRAPLCLRCKHTGHIRRDCRVPKCAECHAFGHGQEACTRSYAKAVGRSTVVDQSELVMDEEEAEQAAAPATADKSGTDQGADKEVRVSGLQTPATMVSSVGEHQETATTNAVGVGPVLQDEGPTGESSDATSVSQTQQAASIKPAVDESALGNINAETTPAKRRHDDVSAVSQEQRLRQVEASLEANGVKKKPRSAVRTRASSLTRGGKEVNS; from the coding sequence atggttggctccgagcgagctgcgacagcggtcgtcaacggccgtggtagcccgtcgttttccgtgcccaaggactacaggattaTTTTGCCCAACGTTTCATCAGGTGAAGCTATGAAGCGTGCAGTCATGCTGCACTGCGACATCTCAGGTCGTCCATACCGCATCGAAGACTTTCGAAAGCCCTTACAAGACGCCGGCGTCATCAAGGACGTTGCTGTAATAGGTGCCTACCAGATGTCCCACGTCTGGCTCGTTAACCTGCGGACGGATGAAGCGAAAAAGAAGCTTATAGATGCAGGAAGGTTGGTCGTCAAGGATCGTCTTTGCATCGTCATCGACCCCAACAGGCAAGAGGTGCGTCTGAAGTTGCATTGGGTGGCTTTGGATGTCACGAGCGATAACATTCGGAGGGCATTCAGTGAATACGGCGAAGTGAAGGAAGTGACCAATgacaggtggaaagcggagggctTCGAAAGTGCCGACTCTCTGACAAAGTTTGTGCGATTGCTTTTGAAAGAGGGTATCGCACTGGACAACATACCGCACCAGATGCGCCTGGGCAGCGGTACAGTGCTCATTGTGGCGCCAGGACGAGCCCCTCTTTGCCTTCGTTGCAAGCACACGGGTCATATACGGCGTGATTGCAGGGTACCGAAGTGCGCCGAATGTCATGCGTTTGGCCATGGACAGGAGGCATGTACTCGCAGCTACGCCAAAGCCGTGGGCAGATCTACGGTTGTAGACCAAAGCGAGCTTGTCATGGACGAGGAAGAGGCAGAGCAAGCTGCGGCGCCTGCGACAGCCGACAAGAGCGGAACCGATCAGGGAGCTGACAAAGAAGTCCGCGTCTCGGGGCTGCAGACGCCGGCCACGATGGTGTCCAGCGTCGGTGAGCACCAAGAGACTGCTACAACGAACGCGGTTGGCGTTGGTCCGGTGCTCCAGGATGAGGGCCCCACGGGAGAGTCCTCGGACGCGACCAGCGTCTCTCAAACGCAGCAGgcagcaagcataaagccagcgGTCGACGAAAGTGCTCTGGGAAATATAAACGCGGAGACAACCCCggcaaagcgtcgccatgacgacGTGAGTGCGGTGTCGCAGGAGCAGCGTCTGAGGCAGGTCGAAGCTTCGCTGGAAGCGAATGGGGTGAAgaagaaacctcgcagcgccGTTCGGACGCGCGCGTCGTCCCTGACAAGGGGCGGCAAGGAGGTGAACTCTTAG